The window GCGCGGCCAAACGAACCGCCCGCCGGAGCCTCCCCGGCCCGGGCGCGAACCCAGTCCGCTGCGGTCAATCCGAACAATCCAAGCGCCCCGGCGCGCAGCAATTCGCGGCGCGTCATGCTCCACGGTCGGACTCGTTTGGGCTCGGGCAGGGTCACAGCTTTTGGAGAAGTTGCCCGATGCTCCGATGCTGGTCAATCCAACCGATCGACACGCATTTCGTGTCGCTCAATTCCGTTGCCCTTCCCTGCCCTGCCTTCCTATCGTCCCGCCATGCCCACCGCCAAGGCCGCCGTGCTCGAGCGATTCTCCGCGCCGCTCACGCTTCACGACTACGAACTCCCCTCGCGCATCGAGCCGGGCGCCGCGCTCGTGCGCACGGAGATGGCCGGCATTTGCGGGACCGATGTGCATCTTTGGAAAGGCGAACTGCCCATCACGCTGCCGGTCATTCTTGGACACGAAACAGTCGGCCGCATCGCACGACTCGGCGACGGCCTGGAAACCGACTGGGCTGGCCAGCCGCTGGACCTCGGCGACCGCGTGACGTGGAGCGCGGGGCTTGCGTGCGGACGCTGCTACTATTGCGCGGAGAAGCGCCAGCCCACGCGCTGCCTGCATCGGCGCGCCTACGGCATCAGTTGCCCGTGCGCCGCGCCCCCGCACCTGCTCGGCGGTTATGCGGACTTCCACTACCTCAGCCCGCGCACCGCGCTCTTCAAGCTGCCCGACGACCTGCCCACCGAGGCGATCATCGGCGCGGGCTGCGCGCTCAACACCGCCGTGCACGGCATCGAGCGCACGGGCATCGCGTGGCGCGACACCGTCGTGGTGCAGGGCGCGGGACCCGTCGGCATCGCGGCGCTCGCGGTGGCGAAGAGCGCGGGCGCGGGACAAGTCATCGTCCTCGGCGCGCCCCAACACCGCCTCGACATGGCGAAGCGCTTCGGCGCGGATGCCGTCCTGGACATCGCGCAGCTTCGCACCCCTGCCGAACGCATCGCCGAAGTGAAACGGCTCACCGGCGGACACGGCGCGGATGTCGTGCTCGAATGCGTCGGTCTTCCGGCCGCCGTGCCCGAGGGGATGGAGATGTGCCGCGACGGGGCCAAGTTCCTTGTGCTCGGCCAATATTGCGACGCGGGCGCGGTGCCGA of the Verrucomicrobiota bacterium genome contains:
- a CDS encoding zinc-binding dehydrogenase — encoded protein: MLHGRTRLGSGRVTAFGEVARCSDAGQSNRSTRISCRSIPLPFPALPSYRPAMPTAKAAVLERFSAPLTLHDYELPSRIEPGAALVRTEMAGICGTDVHLWKGELPITLPVILGHETVGRIARLGDGLETDWAGQPLDLGDRVTWSAGLACGRCYYCAEKRQPTRCLHRRAYGISCPCAAPPHLLGGYADFHYLSPRTALFKLPDDLPTEAIIGAGCALNTAVHGIERTGIAWRDTVVVQGAGPVGIAALAVAKSAGAGQVIVLGAPQHRLDMAKRFGADAVLDIAQLRTPAERIAEVKRLTGGHGADVVLECVGLPAAVPEGMEMCRDGAKFLVLGQYCDAGAVPMNPHVITRKQLTVLGSWGSEPRHLKAAIEFLRTTPDAFPFASMVTHRFPVERANDALQATASWTAAK